AGAGCGACGAATGGTGGAGAAGTTGGTCATCATTCCTCCCAACCAACGATCTGTCACGTGAGGCATCCCAACGCTATCTGCAGCCTGGGAAACGATTTCACGAGCCTGTTTTTTGGTAGCCACGAACATGATCTTTCTTCCTGATCTTGCAATTTGCTTCATTGCTGCTGCGGCACGATCAAGGTTTTCTAATGTTCTGTTAAGGTCGATAAGGTGGATACCTTTACGCTCCATGAAAATGTAGGGCGCCATCTTTGGGTTCCACTTTTTCTTGAGGTGGCCAAAGTGAACTCCGGCATCCAGCAACTCTTTATAGGTAGGTTTTTGCATTATCTTTAGCATTAAAATTCAAAACAAATAAATTTGAAACAGGCTCTGCCTGAAAAATTGAAAAAAGCATTCGTCCAAAAAGCATTAACGCTTTGAGAACTGGAAGCTCTTTCTCGCTTTTGGTTTACCGTATTTCTTACGTTCAACCACACGGGCATCACGAGTAAGAAATTTCTCACTTTTAAGCGGAGAGCGAAAATCTTCGTTCAGTTTTACAAGTGCCCTGGAAATCCCCATACGAATGGCTTCAGCCTGGCCCTTATAACCTCCTCCCTTTACATTAACTTTTACATCATAGATATTCTCAACAGCTACTGTTTTGAAAGGTGCAGTAATGTTGCCTTGAATATGTGGAAGTGGGAAGTACTCTTTGTAATCTTTTCCATTGACAAGAATATTACCTTCTCCTTTGGTGAGGTAAACTCTCGCAACCGAAGCTTTCCTTCTTCCTATAGCATTTATCATTTCCATATTAAAAAATGTATTTATTATCCTTCTTAAAATTCGAAAGCTTGTGGTTTTTGTGCTTCATGCTGATGATCAGGACCATCATAAACAAACATTTTTTTGATCATTGCACGACCCAGTTTGTTTTTTGGTAACATTCCTTTCACAGCGTTTTCAATAATGAACCGTGGCTTTTTAGCCATCACTTCTTTGGCCGTTGTAGACTTTTGCCCCCCCGGATAACCGGAATATCTGAGATAATTTTTGTCGTCCATTTTGTTACCGGTAAAACGGACTTTATCTGCATTGACTACAATAATGAAATCACCACAATCAACGTGCGGTGTGAAATTAGGTTTGTGTTTACCTCTCAGCACAGCTGCAATTTTTGTGCATAAGCGACCCACAATCTCACCTTCAGCATCCACGACGTACCAGTTGCGTTCAACGGTCTCTTTTTTTGCTGATTCTGTCTTATAACTCAGTGTATTCACTTCTTTGTTATTTTAAATTAAAAAACACCTTTTTTTAAAGGCGGTGCAAATGTAGATTTATTTTACTGAATAACCAAGTGTTTCAAGAAAAAAAAATACAAGACGCCTTCATAAGTAATTGATAAACAGTCTAAATATCGCACTTTTTTTTCAAAAGCCCGAGTATCCTCTTTTCAAACAGACAGGAAAAAATGACGGTTTTTGCAGGTGAACCATTCAAATTGCAGCCTGTTTTTTAAAGGGTCGGGAGAAGGTAGTGCTAAGTGTTTTATCATCCATTGATCAATGGCTTTCCTCCACCTGAAAATTTAAGCCCTTTAACCATATGCATA
This sequence is a window from Lewinellaceae bacterium. Protein-coding genes within it:
- the rplM gene encoding 50S ribosomal protein L13: MNTLSYKTESAKKETVERNWYVVDAEGEIVGRLCTKIAAVLRGKHKPNFTPHVDCGDFIIVVNADKVRFTGNKMDDKNYLRYSGYPGGQKSTTAKEVMAKKPRFIIENAVKGMLPKNKLGRAMIKKMFVYDGPDHQHEAQKPQAFEF
- the rpsI gene encoding 30S ribosomal protein S9, with the translated sequence MEMINAIGRRKASVARVYLTKGEGNILVNGKDYKEYFPLPHIQGNITAPFKTVAVENIYDVKVNVKGGGYKGQAEAIRMGISRALVKLNEDFRSPLKSEKFLTRDARVVERKKYGKPKARKSFQFSKR